Proteins co-encoded in one Campylobacter concisus genomic window:
- a CDS encoding DUF4299 family protein translates to MSVTFKVKNKKKLLGRYEKALSEREISEFIDGFCFFNSQNDEPSELSLNENVMIAGVWQKSARGFELSYEDGKYIVRVCTPSGVGDWQTAILFLSKISAKTGSKIERDNEEIYDSEQILKFDYEADIMWGLEALKEAKEKNQTLYISGLERDVAFDAVMIDEIFASASPAAKFDEMMRHVQYLDAYSARENLYEDKDGNEIFGAYTLSENLPTILPYAPSPSWQAQEVLGERKVSRWILTLVVGVDDKDAHVLGECEYGAFMVNLPKEKYRFIDAANILVEPLSEEEMREIFKKVNEA, encoded by the coding sequence ATGAGCGTAACATTTAAGGTAAAAAATAAAAAGAAGCTTTTGGGCAGATATGAAAAGGCGCTAAGCGAGCGTGAAATTTCAGAGTTTATAGATGGATTTTGCTTTTTTAATAGCCAAAACGACGAGCCGAGCGAGCTTTCGCTAAACGAAAACGTGATGATTGCTGGCGTATGGCAAAAGAGCGCTCGTGGCTTTGAGCTAAGCTATGAAGACGGTAAATATATCGTTCGAGTCTGTACTCCAAGCGGCGTTGGCGACTGGCAGACGGCGATTTTGTTTCTTTCTAAAATTTCAGCCAAAACCGGCTCGAAAATAGAGCGCGACAATGAAGAAATTTACGATAGCGAGCAAATTTTAAAATTTGATTATGAAGCCGACATAATGTGGGGACTCGAAGCTCTAAAGGAGGCAAAAGAGAAAAATCAAACGCTTTATATCTCTGGCCTGGAGCGCGACGTGGCGTTTGACGCGGTTATGATAGATGAAATTTTTGCAAGTGCTAGCCCTGCGGCTAAATTTGATGAGATGATGAGACATGTGCAGTATCTTGACGCTTATAGTGCAAGAGAGAATTTATACGAAGATAAAGACGGAAATGAAATTTTTGGCGCGTATACGCTTAGTGAAAATTTACCGACTATCTTGCCTTACGCTCCCTCTCCTTCGTGGCAAGCGCAAGAAGTTCTAGGAGAGAGAAAGGTCTCGCGCTGGATACTTACGCTAGTAGTCGGCGTAGACGATAAGGACGCGCACGTGCTCGGCGAATGCGAATATGGCGCTTTTATGGTAAATCTGCCAAAAGAAAAATATCGCTTCATAGACGCCGCAAATATACTGGTTGAGCCGCTTAGCGAAGAAGAGATGAGAGAAATTTTTAAAAAGGTAAATGAGGCTTAG
- a CDS encoding SLAC1 anion channel family protein: protein MHDVKKNDSQSKIKSLPIMLFAGTMGLGGLCAAYKKLSEIFDLPGEIFSALRALDCTVFCLLSAFYFFKFLKFKEEIKAEFSHPIKINFFGGFIISLFLLALAYKDAPRLYYSLFYATLGLQTIFTLYVISFWIDEKFDIATLNPAWFIPVVGNLLIPIIAEKSQAIWYYFSLGLFFWIILFAVIFYRLVFFDKLADKFVPTLVITLAPPAMAFLGYVKLTERFDAFAAILLNINVFFAALILFSYKRFIKLKFALSWWAFTFPTAASSIAFLKAYEITQSDFYLVLGIGAFAALVASILVVGFLTIKSIINGEIFSEK, encoded by the coding sequence ATGCACGATGTTAAGAAAAACGACTCGCAAAGCAAAATAAAATCGCTGCCGATTATGCTTTTTGCCGGCACTATGGGGCTTGGAGGGCTTTGCGCGGCCTATAAGAAACTAAGCGAGATATTTGATTTACCCGGCGAGATATTCTCGGCGCTTAGAGCGCTAGACTGCACGGTATTTTGCCTACTTTCGGCGTTTTACTTCTTTAAGTTTTTAAAATTTAAAGAAGAGATAAAGGCCGAATTTTCGCACCCTATAAAGATAAATTTTTTCGGCGGATTTATCATCTCGCTTTTTCTTTTAGCTCTAGCCTACAAAGACGCGCCGCGACTATACTACTCGCTTTTTTACGCGACTTTAGGCTTGCAAACGATTTTTACGCTTTACGTAATTTCTTTTTGGATCGACGAAAAATTCGATATCGCGACGCTAAATCCGGCATGGTTTATCCCCGTAGTGGGCAACTTGCTAATCCCGATAATAGCCGAAAAATCTCAAGCGATCTGGTATTATTTTAGTTTGGGGCTATTTTTCTGGATTATTTTATTTGCCGTTATATTTTACAGATTAGTCTTTTTCGATAAGTTAGCCGATAAATTCGTCCCGACGCTAGTCATTACGCTAGCGCCGCCGGCTATGGCGTTTTTGGGATACGTAAAACTAACCGAGCGATTCGACGCTTTTGCGGCGATACTGCTTAATATCAACGTATTTTTCGCGGCGCTTATACTTTTTTCGTATAAAAGATTTATTAAACTCAAATTCGCCCTATCATGGTGGGCTTTTACCTTCCCGACGGCCGCTAGCTCCATAGCGTTTTTAAAAGCTTACGAAATTACGCAAAGCGATTTTTATTTAGTTTTAGGCATCGGCGCTTTTGCGGCTCTAGTCGCTTCGATTTTGGTAGTCGGGTTTTTAACGATTAAATCTATAATAAACGGCGAAATTTTTTCGGAAAAATAG
- a CDS encoding Crp/Fnr family transcriptional regulator, whose translation MLSKELKEILRERFTNNFDLASEDLNAIFANAYLKTVKKGDIFYSGNDCFGFILILKGVLRAFVSSSAKEITIFRLTKDESCVLCDTCSINSLENKVSVEIEQDSEIIVIPARIYKPLKEKYPSILNFTLKIVADRFARTINVMEQALFSPLSARIMNFLSQSIENLNENFIKITHEELANHLGSAREAVSRVLKELERSGQITQSRGEIRLVS comes from the coding sequence ATGCTAAGCAAAGAGTTAAAAGAAATTTTGCGCGAGAGGTTTACGAATAATTTCGATCTAGCAAGCGAGGATCTAAATGCGATCTTTGCTAACGCGTATCTAAAAACCGTAAAAAAGGGCGATATATTTTACTCCGGAAACGATTGCTTCGGATTTATCCTTATACTAAAAGGCGTTTTAAGGGCGTTCGTATCGTCTAGCGCAAAGGAAATAACGATATTTAGACTAACTAAAGACGAGAGTTGCGTGCTGTGCGATACGTGTTCTATAAATTCGCTAGAAAATAAAGTAAGCGTCGAAATCGAGCAAGATAGCGAGATCATCGTTATTCCGGCGCGAATTTACAAACCTCTTAAAGAAAAATATCCGAGCATTTTAAATTTTACCCTAAAAATCGTAGCCGATCGGTTTGCCAGAACCATAAACGTTATGGAGCAGGCTTTGTTTTCGCCGCTTTCGGCGCGGATTATGAATTTTTTATCCCAAAGCATCGAAAATCTAAACGAAAATTTTATAAAAATAACTCACGAAGAGCTGGCGAATCATCTAGGAAGCGCTAGAGAGGCGGTATCTAGGGTGCTAAAAGAGCTTGAGAGAAGCGGGCAAATAACGCAAAGCCGCGGCGAAATAAGGCTAGTTTCTTAA